One window of the Rosa rugosa chromosome 3, drRosRugo1.1, whole genome shotgun sequence genome contains the following:
- the LOC133735517 gene encoding multiple C2 domain and transmembrane region protein 10, with protein MTVSNSTGKECLVVEVVAAHNLMPKDGEGSSSPFVEIEFENQRLRTQVKYKDLNPVWNEKLVFSVKDVADLPYRAIEVNIFNERRSGNSRNFLGKVRVSGSNIAKEGEEIPQLYTLDKRSLFSHIRGEISLKLYLSTREEVKEVGANGIVGSSVSNSASSSGFSKKSKKLQGQNSVMVSQNQLIQEAKPTQQGQSNNNHSKPVENNQGVMMKPILINTGPVSAISGGGGATGGGGGGGGGVYGNVLTEFSLKETRPQLGGESLKKDKSSSTYDLVEQMQYLYVKLVKARDFSVFGGGEVVAEVKLGNYKGITKRVSLNNVEWGQAFAFSKDCIQSSVVEVFVKEGNKDDFLGRVWFDLNEVPRRVPPDSQLAPQWYRMEDKKGDKSKSGEVMISIWFGTQADEAFAEAWHSKAANVNFDGLGSIKSKVYLTPRLWYLRVTVIEAQDIVPGEKGSAMMRFPELSAKIQVGNQVLRTRIAQPSSVRSLSNPLWNEEMMFVVAEPIEDYLLVCVEDRVGPGRDEVAGRVVIPVAAIERRTDDKPVVSRWFNLDNGNRFTNAAGESKVLTRFGSRIHLRVSLDGGYHVLDEATMYSSDLKPTDKRLWKPHIGVLEMGILGATGLMPMKIKEGKGGSSDAYCVAKYGQKWVRTRTVVDSLSPKWNEQYTWEVFDPCTVVTIGVFDNSRIDKNTANNAGVRDSRIGKVRIRLSTLESDRVYTHSYPLLMLHPSGVKKMGELHLAVRFSCANMGNMLNMYTMPLLPKMHFVQPLTVNQLETLRYQAMNVVVSRLSRTEPPLGREVVEYMLDHDSHMWSMRRSKANFFRLVNVLSGPVAFGRFVELMRSWQKPICSALFVATFLLLVAFPELIVPMILLHMAFVGMWRFKSRPRHPCFMDTNLSHAESVYADELDEEFDSFPTSRSAEIVRMRYDRLRSVAGRIQTVVGDVATQGERFQALLSWRDPRATFLFVIFCLIAAVVFYAVPIRVVVVLVGLYALRPPRFRSKLPSQPLSFFRRLPTRADSLL; from the coding sequence ATGACTGTGAGCAACAGCACCGGCAAAGAATGCCTTgtggtggaggtggtggcgGCCCACAACCTCATGCCCAAAGACGGCGAAGGCTCGTCTTCCCCATTCGTCGAAATTGAATTTGAAAACCAGAGGCTCCGAACCCAGGTCAAGTACAAGGACCTGAACCCGGTCTGGAACGAGAAGCTAGTCTTTAGTGTCAAGGACGTGGCTGATCTTCCCTATAGAGCCATAGAGGTCAACATTTTCAACGAGCGGAGGTCCGGCAACAGCAGAAATTTTCTGGGTAAAGTCAGAGTTTCAGGGTCCAATATTGccaaagaaggagaggagatTCCTCAGCTTTATACTCTCGACAAAAGAAGCCTCTTTTCTCATATCAGAGGCGAGATTAGCTTGAAGCTTTACCTTTCGACGAGAGAAGAGGTCAAGGAAGTTGGGGCTAATGGAATAGTGGGTTCCTCTGTTTCCAACTCTGCTTCTTCCTCTGGGTTTTCGAAGAAAAGCAAGAAACTTCAGGGCCAAAACTCGGTTATGGTGTCACAGAACCAGTTGATACAAGAAGCAAAGCCAACGCAGCAGGGTCAGAGCAACAATAATCACTCAAAGCCTGTGGAGAACAACCAAGGAGTGATGATGAAGCCGATTCTGATCAATACAGGCCCTGTTTCTGCAATCTCCGGCGGCGGCGGAGCAACCGGCGGAGGAGGCGGTGGCGGAGGTGGTGTTTACGGAAATGTGTTGACGGAGTTTTCGCTGAAGGAGACGCGGCCTCAGCTCGGCGGTGAGTCTTTGAAAAAGGATAAAAGCAGCTCTACTTATGACCTTGTTGAGCAAATGCAATATTTGTATGTGAAACTGGTGAAAGCTAGAgacttctctgtttttggtggAGGGGAGGTTGTGGCTGAAGTGAAGTTGGGAAATTACAAAGGGATAACAAAGAGGGTGAGTTTGAACAATGTGGAGTGGGGTCAGGCGTTTGCTTTTTCTAAAGATTGCATACAGTCTTCAGTGGTGGAGGTTTTTGTGAAGGAGGGGAACAAAGATGACTTCTTGGGAAGGGTGTGGTTTGATTTGAATGAGGTTCCGAGGAGGGTGCCGCCGGATAGTCAGTTGGCGCCGCAGTGGTATAGAATGGAGGATAAGAAGGGAGACAAGTCGAAATCGGGGGAGGTGATGATTTCGATTTGGTTTGGGACTCAGGCTGATGAGGCATTTGCTGAAGCTTGGCATTCCAAGGCTGCAAATGTGAATTTTGATGGGCTTGGTTCGATTAAGTCCAAGGTTTACTTGACACCAAGGCTTTGGTACCTGAGGGTTACTGTGATTGAAGCTCAAGACATTGTTCCAGGGGAGAAAGGGTCTGCAATGATGAGGTTTCCTGAGCTTTCGGCGAAAATCCAGGTGGGGAATCAGGTCTTGAGGACTAGGATTGCGCAGCCTAGCAGTGTGAGGAGCCTCTCGAATCCTTTGTGGAATGAGGAGATGATGTTTGTGGTGGCTGAGCCGATTGAGGACTACTTGCTGGTCTGTGTTGAGGATAGGGTTGGGCCGGGACGTGACGAGGTGGCAGGGAGAGTGGTTATTCCGGTGGCAGCAATTGAAAGGCGAACGGATGATAAGCCTGTCGTTTCGAGGTGGTTCAACCTTGACAACGGCAACCGTTTCACCAATGCAGCTGGGGAGTCCAAAGTGTTGACAAGGTTTGGGTCTAGAATTCATTTGAGGGTTTCACTTGATGGAGGTTATCACGTCCTTGATGAGGCTACAATGTATAGCAGTGATCTTAAGCCGACTGATAAGAGGCTTTGGAAGCCTCACATTGGTGTGCTTGAAATGGGTATTTTGGGAGCCACTGGGCTTATGCCGATGAAGATCAAAGAAGGGAAAGGAGGGTCTAGTGATGCTTATTGTGTTGCAAAGTATGGACAGAAATGGGTTCGAACTCGAACTGTTGTTGATAGCTTGTCGCCTAAGTGGAACGAGCAGTACACGTGGGAGGtgtttgatccttgcactgttGTTACCATTGGGGTGTTTGATAATTCTCGGATTGATAAGAACACGGCCAACAATGCTGGAGTCCGTGATTCCCGGATTGGGAAGGTTAGGATTCGATTGTCCACACTTGAGTCTGACCGAGTCTACACTCACTCATATCCGCTCTTGATGCTGCACCCTTCTGGTGTCAAGAAAATGGGTGAGCTTCATTTGGCGGTCAGGTTTTCTTGTGCCAATATGGGTAACATGTTGAACATGTACACTATGCCACTGCTTCCCAAGATGCATTTTGTGCAGCCTTTGACTGTGAATCAACTGGAAACTCTGAGATACCAGGCTATGAATGTGGTGGTGTCGAGGCTTAGCAGGACAGAGCCACCGTTGGGGAGAGAGGTGGTGGAGTACATGCTTGACCATGACTCGCATATGTGGAGCATGAGAAGGAGCAAAGCCAACTTCTTCAGGCTAGTGAATGTTCTATCAGGGCCTGTTGCTTTTGGAAGATTTGTGGAGTTGATGCGCAGTTGGCAGAAGCCAATCTGCTCTGCCTTGTTCGTTGCAACTTTCCTTTTGCTAGTTGCATTTCCGGAGCTCATAGTCCCAATGATCTTGCTGCATATGGCATTTGTGGGAATGTGGCGGTTTAAGTCCCGCCCTCGCCACCCATGTTTCATGGACACTAATCTATCCCATGCTGAGAGTGTTTATGCTGATGAGTTGGATGAGGAGTTTGATTCGTTCCCAACGAGTCGGAGTGCAGAGATTGTTAGGATGAGGTATGACCGGCTTAGGAGTGTGGCTGGGAGGATTCAAACTGTTGTTGGTGATGTGGCTACACAAGGTGAGAGGTTCCAAGCATTGCTAAGCTGGAGAGACCCAAGGGCAACATTCTTGTTTGTGATCTTCTGCTTGATTGCTGCTGTTGTGTTCTATGCTGTGCCGATTagagtggtggtggttttgGTGGGATTGTATGCACTCAGGCCGCCGAGATTCAGGAGCAAGCTGCCTTCTCAGCCTTTGAGCTTCTTCAGGAGGTTGCCAACTAGGGCTGATAGCTTGTTGTAG
- the LOC133740997 gene encoding uncharacterized protein LOC133740997 — protein sequence MLSLVYTTPKANSTSPLVSLPHYSSSPPPFHTSPSKTHHSHSHTLSLPASPRRSTRFRMSSSDSLPPLPENRTVLGVGSMGLDFLAVVSSYPKPDDKIRTTSLKVQGGGNASNALTCVARLGLSPRVISKVADDTQGRGIMEELQAEGVDTSFVVVAEEGNSPFTYIIVDNETNTRTCIHTEGYPPMIPDDLSPSSLSSALDGARLAYFDGRLHETALLIAQEATRRNIPILIEAERIREGLDDLLNLSEYAICSAKFPKAWTGAETFPSALVSMLLKLPKLKFSIVTLGEDGCIMLERNIEEAPQTEEMDVDSLFEALKQRKDDSITRPTYVSSPVTNLRANGIGTVCGRLLVGTAEKIPPSELVDTTGAGDSFIGAVIYAVCTNTPPEKMLPFASQVAAACCRGLGARTSLPHRTDPLLAPFL from the exons ATGCTGTCTCTCGTTTACACGACCCCAAAAGCCAATTCCACCTCTCCTCTCGTCAGCTTAcctcactattcttcttctcctcctccttttcaCACTTCACCTTCAAAGACTCACCACAGCCACAGCCACACCCTATCTCTACCTGCTTCACCACGTCGCTCAACCAG GTTCAGAATGTCGTCCTCCGATTCGCTTCCCCCTCTCCCGGAAAACCGGACCGTG CTCGGTGTGGGCAGCATGGGGCTGGATTTCTTGGCGGTCGTGTCCTCTTATCCTAAGCCGGACGATAAGATCAGGACCACCAGCTTGAAG GTTCAAGGAGGTGGAAATGCCAGTAATGCTTTAACTTGTGTGGCTCGTTTGGGGCTAAGTCCCAGGGTCATTTCCAAG GTTGCGGATGATACACAAGGCAGGGGTATAATGGAGGAGCTACAAGCCGAAGGCGTAGATACTTCTTTTGTTGTG GTTGCTGAGGAGGGTAATTCACCATTTACCTACATTATTGTTGACAATGAAAC GAATACTCGTACGTGTATTCATACTGAAGGATATCCTCCTATGATACCGGATGACCTTTCGCCTTCAAGTTTATCGTCTGCACTGGATGGAGCAAGACTTGCTTATTTTGATGGACGTCTACATGAAACTGCTTTACTTATTGCACAGGAG GCTACTCGCCGGAACATACCTATATTAATTGAGGCTGAAAGGATAAGAGAAGGGTTGGATGATCTTCTAAACTTGTCTGAGTATGCCATATGCTCAGCAAAATTTCCAAAG GCATGGACAGGAGCAGAAACTTTTCCAAGTGCTCTTGTTTCAATGCTTTTGAAATTGCCAAAGCTCAAATTTTCAATTGTGACCTTGGGTGAAGATGGATGCATAATGCTTGAGAGAAATATAGAAG AGGCTCCTCAGACGGAAGAAATGGACGTGGACAGCTTATTCGAAGCGCTGAAGCAGAGAAAGGATGACAGCATAACCAGACCAACATATGTTTCATCT CCAGTTACAAACTTGAGAGCCAATGGAATAGGGACAGTGTGTGGAAGGCTGCTTGTGGGAACAGCTGAGAAAATACCACCCTCTGAGCTTGTAGATACAACGGGTGCTGGAGATAGTTTTATTGGAGCAGTTATTTATG CTGTTTGCACCAACACGCCACCAGAGAAAATGCTCCCTTTTGCTTCTCAAGTG GCTGCTGCCTGCTGTAGAGGTTTGGGAGCACGAACTAGTCTTCCACACCGCACAGATCCACTCTTGGCACCATTTCTATGA